CCGCCCCCCATCCCGGCCCTTCCGGCATGCCGTCGGGCGACGCTCCAGGTGACGGGCCTGCCATACACGAAAAAACCGGATCATCTCACCCGTTCGATCTCCCCGGGTCTCCAGGTCTGGTCGAACCACGGCTCGAGCGCGCCGTAGAGGCGCAGGATGGTGAACCAGCCTTTGCCGGGCATGGTCTGGATCCAGTTGCTTTCCTTTCCGGGAGGCGCTTTCGGGCTAAAGTAAATATCCGTGGAGCCGTCGTCGTTGGTTTTCACGGTGCCGGATTCACTGGTCAGGGCCGTGTCGCGCTGGTCGGTCTGCAACACCGACCGGGTTTGCGTGTCGTAGGGGATGATGGACCAGAAGGTCTTGACCGGCACGTTCGGCGGCAGACGCAGCCGGTAATTCTTTCCGCCGTCAAAATAGTTGCCCTCCGCATCGAAGGTGGCGCAGGCGTATTGCGACCCGCCGCCGACGATCTTCACCGCCATGGCCGGGCTGATGCCGGTGGCCACGTAGAAGAACACGGTGCGCGCATCCAGCAACCGGACGCCATCCTGGATGAACTCGTGGCTGCCGCCGACGAAGGGCGTGAACCAGGACTTTCCCGGGTAAAAGTACATCTGCTCGTCGCGGGACTTGAACGAAAGGGCGCGCGCAGTGGCATTGCCCACGGCGGCAGCATCCGTCAGGATCTTTTTCATGCGCGCGTCGGGCGCGAACGGCTTGCCTTTCACGATGCCGATGGCGGCGAGTTGGCCGAGGATCTCCGGGTCGGCAGAATCCGCCGGCTCCTCCTGGACGACCGTGTTGACCTCTTCGTAGAACTTGAACGTGGTCGAGTGGATGGTGTTGAAGTACAGGCCGGAACCGTTGATGAATTTCATCTTCGGCGCCTTCGCCTCCTGCCCGAGCGGATAGACCTTCCAATGGTCCTTGAAGGCCTTCACCGCCGGACCGGTGTCGCCTTTGGCCGAAAAGCCGCGGGCGCCGAACCACACCTTGTACGTGAGCGGCCTGGCCACGAAGTAGCCTTCGGGCACCTCGCCCTTGTAGCCGGGGGGCAGGAAGAGATACCGGCCGCCCTTGCCCTTGTCGGGGCCGGCCAAACCCAGGTCGATGACGTATCGCATCCACGCGTCGTCGGCCAGGCCGAGCACGCCGGGCGGGATCTCGACCACGAGCGGGCCCGCCTTCAAGTCCATGAACGCCCAGAGCGTCGCCGTCTGGGTGTTCGGCGTCAGCAGCAGCGTCCTGGCATCCACGCGGTCCTCGTGGATGACGGCCGCGAAGTTATCGCAGCCCACGCTCTTCAATCCCTCGATGTTGGCCAGCGTGGACGCGGCCGCCATCGTGTTCAGGAACACGTCCACGCCGCGCATGAAGTCGAGGTTGTCATAGACCTTCTCGACCGTCGCCTTGTCCGGCAACCCGTCGAAGAACCTCAACGTGCCGAGTCGCGTCTCGACCGAGTCCGGCGTGGTGATGTCCGGCGGGATTTGGGTTGCCATCTTCGGCTTGTCCGCCGCCTGCGCCGTCCAGACGAGGCCGGCGGCCATCATGATTACACTTGGGATGAGCGCGGTTTTCATCTTCTTTTCCTTTCCGTGTCGGTCGCTGATTTGCCGGGCGTTCTTGCGGGCAACCCGCGTAGTTTACCATCGAATCATTTCAAATGACCTTCCGGAATTTCGGAACGGTCCATGTGACGTCCAAGGCTTCCGCTTTGAGACCTTTGACATCTCCGTATAAAGTCTTTTTCTCTCACAGAGGCACGGAGGCACGGAGAAATGAAATTTGTATTTCATAGAAAAAAATGCTTTGGTCCTCTTCTCCGTGCCTCCGTGAGATCAATATCCGGACTTTTACGAGGGCATCACCTTTGATTGATGGGTTGGTTCATTTCACCCACTCTCCAGAAACAATTGTCGGAGCCGCGACCGTCAGGGAGCGGTAAGAGACAAATATTCTTACCGCTTGCTTACGCGCGCGGCTCCGACTCGTTTCTGGTCGAATGGACGGCCACCCCGATGATCCCGTCGAGCTTGAGATTGGCTTCCAACTCTTTACCGGTTGTTTGCTATAATACCCAGGGATCAGATCAGTGTCGAGACTTCCCGATCTTGCCGGAAAGAGCGGTACGTCTCCAGGGTCATCGCCCCGCCATCGCCCGGGGAGCGATGGTACGTATGTGCGGCATCGCCCCCCGGGCGATGCCGTTGTGGCCGTCAGCGCGTGTTTTGAAAATAACCGTGACGTGATGAATTCCATACGCATATCCTCCTGTCGAATCTGAAAGGGGAAGGGGGCAAGGGATCGGCGGAACAAAGATCGTAGAGATCCTCGAATTCAGGCAGCGGCGTGGGCGCCGTGCCCCCCTTTCTTCAAAGCCTCAAAGGAGTGTGCCATGAAGAAGAAGTCCCCGATTGAACAAGACACGGTGGCATCGGGGCTGCCGCCCTCGTTCACCCACCACCTTTCCCGGGCCGAACGCCTCGCCTTCGGCAAGAGCCTGCGGGAGAAATGCCCGCGCAAGGCCCACGCGAAGTGGGAGCCGCCGCCCGGCCGGCCCGGCCCAGACAAACCGGGAAAGGAAACCACGGATGAACACGGATGAGCACGGATAACACGGATAACACGGATGAGCACGGGTTGCCGGAACCCATACCACGACACCACGAACGAAACGAAAGGGTTACAGACGCGATTATTGACGATTTGGGAAGAGGTGACGTATGAGTTCCCCGAAATGCTTTGCCGCAGGGTTGCTGCTGGTGGTCATCGGGATCGGCATCCCGGCGCTCTCCGCCCAGGAAGGGGGCGAGAGGCCCGGTGAAAGCGGTCCCGATGCCAGGCCCCGTATCAACATGGCCTCGGTCGAAGTGGACGGGCGGGCGCTGTTCAAGATCCGAGGGGTGTCCGCCTTGCCGGCCGAGAAACGGGCCGAACAGATCGCGGACACCATCCGCTCCGTCGCCCGCGACAAGGCCTTTGACCCGGAAAAACTCCTGGTGGTCGACGCGCAGAACATGACCCACCTCATGGCCGGCCCGGTTCGCGTCGTCACGATCTTCGACGCGGACGGAAGGATCGAGGACGTGTCCCGGCACGCTCTGATACAGGTGGTTCTCCGGCGCATCAAGCGGGCCATCGTCGACTACCGGGCGGAGCGCGAACCGGGGGCGATCTGGAAAAGCGCCCTGTCAGCCGCCGGCATCACGCTCCTGTGCGCCGTCGTCGTCTTTTGCCTGGTCTGGCTGAAGCGCCGCATCCTGCACGACCTGGCGGTCCGGATCGAGGAGCGGGTCCGGTCGATGGGGATGGAAGCGCTGAAGGAGGGCGGCACGGAACGCTTCGGCGCGATCCTTCGCCGGGGGATGCGCAGCGTCTTCACCGTGCTCATCGGCGTGACGGTTTTTGTCAACGTCCACCTGGTGCTCGGCCTGTTCCCCTGGACCCGGCCGGCCTACGCCCGGCTGTCCGACTGGGTCATCAGTCCCCTGAACCTCATGGGGAAGTCCCTGCTCGACCAGGTCCCCAACCTCATCTTCCTGCTGCTGCTTTTCTTCGTTCTGCGGGGCGCCCTCGGGTTGATCCGCCTGTTCTTCGATTCCATCGCCCGGGGGGCCTTGCACCTCTCCGCCTTCGAGCCGGAGTGGGCCCTGCCCACCTACAAGATCGTCCGGCTGGTCGTGGTGGCCTTCGGCCTGATCGTCGCCTACCCCTACATCCCCGGCTCGGACTCCGCGGCGTTCAAGGGCGTTTCCCTCTTCATCGGCGTGGTCTTCTCCCTCGGGTCCTCCTCAGTGATCTCGAACCTGCTGGCCGGCTACACTCTCACGTACCGGAAAGCGTTCAAGATCGGGGACCGGGTCAAAATCGGGGACGTCGTGGGGGACGTGACCTCCAGCCGGCTCCAGGTCACCCACGTCCGGAGCCTGAAGAACGAGGAGGTGATCATCCCGAATTCAAGCATCCTGAACGGCGAGGTCGTCAATTACAGCTCGCTGGCCCAATCCCACGGCCTGATCCTGCACACCACCGTCGGCATCGGTTACGAGACCCCCTGGCGGCAGGTGGAGGCCATGCTCAGGCTGGCGGCCGAACGGACCCCCGAACTGCTCCGGGAACCCGCGCCCTTCGTTCTCTACAAGGCGCTCGGGGACTTCAGCGTCGTCTACGAACTGAACGTCTACTGTGACAAGCCGCAGGACATGAGCCGGCTCTACGCCCTGCTGAACCGTTCGATCCTGGACGTGTTCAACGAGTACGGCGTGCAGATCATGACCCCGGCCTACGAGGGCGATCCGGCCGAACCGAAGGTCGTGCCGAAGGAGGAGTGGTTCAAGTGCCCCGCTGCCCCCGCCGGGCCGGCGAAGCCATAGCGGAGCGGGTCCACGCGGTATGCGCGGGAATATTCCGGGATCGCCTCAAGGGCTCTTGCGGGACACGCTTCACCCGGCCAAAGTCCCGGGACACGCTTCACCCGGCCAAAGTCCCGGGACACGGTTCGGTAGCAGGGAAAGAGCCCCGCTTGCGGGGCGACTGAGTGTAGCCCGGGGCGAAGGGCGCCCCGCCCGAGTCCCGGGGAACAGGCGGCGATGAAACGAGGAGCCCCGCCATGCGGGGCGATTCAGATGGACCCGGGCGATGCCGGATTCAACCGCTCAGATATTGCCGACGCGTCAGAAATCGCCCCGCGAGCGGGGCTCCCGATCACGCCCACGTCCTTGCCCGGGGCTCGGGCGAAGCGCCCTTCGCCCCACGCTACACTCAAACGCCCCTTCCCGGGGCTCGGGCGAAGCGCCCTTCGCCCCGCGCTACACTCAAACGCCCGCTTCGCGGGCTGTAAAGGAGAGGGCGCCTTCCGGCGGAAGGCGCGTACATCGCCCTTGCGCCCGAAGGTTGAAACCATGGTATAATGGCGCCTTTGTAGCGAGGGCGGCGGGTTGGCCGCCCAGTCAAACAGGAAGCTTGCAGCATCGCCCTCCGGGCGATGGTACGAGAACAACCGGTTTGGGGAGCGTCGGAGGCGCGGTGGCGGAATCGAGTGAAGACAGGCTGGCGGGGGACTGGGAAGAGCGGCTGCGCTTCGAATCCCTGGTCACCGAACTGTCGGCGTCGTTCATCAACCTGCCCTCCGAGCAGATCGACGCGAAGATCGTGGACGCCCTGCGCCGGATCTGCGAGGAACTTCGAATCGACGCGTGCGGCATGTGGTCAGTGTCGACCGAGGACCCGCAGAACCTGTCCCTGGCCCACTACTACCGCCTGATGGACGGACCGGCCCCGCCGGAACCGATGCGCGCCCGGGAGTTCTACCCCTGGTGTTTGCGGGAACTGTCGACCGGCCGGACCATCGTCGTCTCCTCCATGGACGGCCTGCCGCCCGAAGCGGCTGTCGACCGGGAATCCTGGCGCCACTTCGACATCAAATCAGCCCTGGTCCTGCCTCTGGCGGCGGGGGGGCTCCCCCCGATCGGGGTCCTGTCCTTCAACGCCATCCGGGAGGAACACCCCTGGCCGGAACCGGCCGTGAAAAGGCTTCTCCTGTTGACGGAGATCATCGCCAACGCCCTCCACCGGAAGCGATCCGACCAGGCCCTGCGGGAGAGCGAGGCGCGGCTGAACCTGGCCGCGGCGTCCGCGGACGCCGGCCTGTGGTCCCTGGACCTGAGGACCGGCCGTTTCTGGGTCACGGATAAGGCCCGGGAACTGTTCCGTTTCGCTCCGGAACAAGACATCACGCTGGAGGGCTTCCTTGACGTCGTCCACACCGGGGACCGTGATCGGGTCCGGCAGGCGGTGGACGACGCGACACGCGATCGAGTTGAAATCCGCCTCGAGTATCGCATCGTGCTCCCGGACGGCGACACCCGGTGGATCGCCTCCCGGGGGACGATCCGGGTGGACGGAACCGGGGTGCCGGACCGCCTGACAGGGGTTTCGATGGACGTGACCGAGCGAAAGCGGAACGAGCAGGCCCTGCTTGAGCAGAAGGCGAGGCTGGAGGCCGCCGTCGAGGTGGGGGGCATCGGCTTCTACGAGATGCGCAACCCCCCGATGTTCGTGTACATGGACGAGCGCATCCAGGACCTGTTCGGTCTCCCGGCCGGGAACGAGCACCAGGTGAGGGACTTCTTCCTGGAACACGTCCACCCCGAGGACCGCGTCCGGGTCCTCGAGATGAGCCGGGAGATGCTGACCGGGAAGCTGGACCGGGCACGGCTCGTCTACCGCTACCGGCACCCGGACCGGGGAGAATTGTGGTTCAGCCACTCCGCCCAGATCACGGGGCGCGATGGGGACGGCAACGCCCTCGGAACCTTGGGGGCCATCCGGGACATCACGGAGGAGAAGCGCGCCGAACTGTCCCTGAAGCAGGCTTTCGAACAGATCCGGGAACTGAAGGACCGGCTGCAGCAGGAAAACGTTTACCTCCGCGAGGAGATCACCCACGGTTACGAACAGGGCAGCATCATCGGGCACAGCGCCGCCATCCGGAAGACCCTGCAACTGGTCGACCAGGTGGCCCCGACCCTGTCCACCGTGCTCATCCAGGGGGAGACCGGCACCGGGAAGGAACTGGTCGCCCACCTCATCCACCAGCTCAGCCCGCGGGCCGACCGGCTGATGATCACGGTCAACTGCTCCGCCCTGCCCGAGACCCTCGTCGAGAGCGAGCTGTTCGGGCGGGAGAAGGGGGCCTACACGGGGGCGCTGACGCGGCAGGCCGGGCGCTTCGAACTCGCCGACGGCTCGACCCTCTTCCTCGACGAGATCGGCGAGCTGACGCCGGTCGTCCAGGTCCGGCTGCTCCGGGTCCTCCAGGAGGGTTTCCTGGAGCGCCTGGGGAGTTCGAAGACCCTCGCCGTAAACGTGCGCGTCATCGCCGCCACCAACCGGGACCTGGCAGAGGAGGTCCGGAAGGGGACCTTCCGGCAGGACCTGTACTACCGCCTCAACGTGTTTCCGATCCAGGTCCCCCCCCTGCGGGACCGCCCCGAGGACATCCCCCTCCTGGTCCGGTCCTTCGTCGAGGAGTTCTCCAGGCGGATCGGCCGGAGCATCCGGCAGGTGCCGCGCCGGGTCATGGAGGCGCTCCAGCGCTACCCGTGGCCCGGGAACGTCCGCGAGTTGCGTAACGTCATCGAGCGGGCGGTGATCGTCTCCACCGGGCAGACCCTCCTGGTCGACCTCCCGGTGACGGCGACGGACACTTCCGCGGCCCCCGTCTCCCTCGCCGAAGCCGAGGCGGAACTCATCCGGGCCACTTTGAAGCGGACCGGCGGGCGGATCAAGGGCCCCGGCGGGGCGGCCGCCCAGCTCGGGATGAAACCGTCCACCCTCTACACCCGCATGAACAAGCTCGGCATCCCCACCCGCCGGGACAACCGGGAGCCGTGACCCGCCAAGCCGAGCGGCGGAGACCGGCCCGCGAATAAAGCCAATACTCGCGAACACAAAACACCACTGCCCCTCCCTCGATTTCCTTTTGGTCCCTTAAGTCCTTTTGGTCCTTTTGTCGTTTCCTGCCGAGTCTGCTCAGGGGAACGCCCCTCTCCCCGCTCTGTCGGAGGCGCAGAGGCACAATTCCTCGCAATGAGACAACATCTCGGCAACTTTGCGAGGCTTGGCGGCTTGGCGCCTTTGCGTGAGGCCTAGCCGGACGACTTCCACATTTTTCCCATGAAGATCGGCAAAGAGTCGGGATCCCGTCTTTGGGTCGGGATGCCGACCCTTCCGAAGCATCGTCCCAACGAGCACTCAAGGGGATGTGCCGTTCATCCTTTCCCTTTGCAGGAATTAAGCGGGCAATGACCCGCACGGGCCCCGGATTGGCACCGGCCATGCGAAAAGGAAGGGTTATGATGCTGACCATTCTCAAAATCGTGCCTTTGAGCGGGAAGCGGGACGCCGTGCTGGGGGTCCTCCGGTCCATCGAGAGCCTCTTGTCCGGGCGCGCGGGGTGCATGGACTGCGCCGTCTTCGAGCAGTCGGGGAACGAGAAGGCCATCCTCTACCTTGACCAGTGGCGCACACCCGAGGACCTGCGCCTGCACATCCAGTCCAACCTCTTCCATCGGCTGCTGCTGGCCATGGAACTGGGTTCCCGGGCCCCGGAACTCAGCTTCTACGAGGTGTCGGACACCCGGGGGCTGAGCTGGATCCAGGAACTGCGGATGAAAAAGATCGACCTGGACGAAGAGCACGGGCTCTTCCGTCAACGTTGAGGGAAAATATTTCGCAATACACAGAATAAGTGAAAGGGAGAGTATATATGCAAAGCCGTAGGATTTTGATGATCCTGATATTGGGTCTGATTGTCCTGGCGGGGGGCGCCGCGGCCCAGGAGGAGAGCAAGGAGGCCCTGGCCAAGGCCGCGCAGAACCCCGTGGCCAGCATGATGAGCTTCCCGTTTCAAAACAACGTCAACTTCGGCGTGGGGCCGTACGACCGGACCCAGTACGTCATGAACTTTCAGCCGGTCATCCCTTTCCGGCTGAGCGAGAACTGGAACCTGATCACCCGGACCATCATCCCGGTGCTGTACCAGCCGGACGCCTGGGCGCCGACGGGAAGCACGGGCGGGGTGGGCGACATCCAGGCCAGCTTCTTCCTGTCGCCCGCCAAGGCGGGGAAGCTCATCTGGGGCGCGGGGCCCGTCATCCAGTTCCCCTCCGGGACGGACCCGATGATCTCCCAGGGGGCCTGGGGCCTGGGCCCCACCTTCGTCGCCCTGACGATGCCGGGGCACTGGGTGATCGGCGGCCTGGTGAACAACCTCTGGTCGGTGGGCGGCCAGGAGGGGCGCCCCGACGTCAACCAGTTTCTTTTCCAGTACTTCGTCAATTACAACATGAAGGACGGCTGGTACGTCTCTGTCTCGCCCATCATCACGGCCAACTGGAAGGCAGGCGAGGGGGAGCGCTGGACGGTGCCCTTCGGGGGCGGGTTCGGCAAAATCTTCAAACTGGGGAAGGTGCCGGTGAACGGGAGCGCGGCCCTGTACTACAACGCGGTGACGCCCGAGAGCACCGGGGCGCGGTGGTCGATGCGCCTCCAGTTGACGCTGCTCTTCCCGGCGGGGGGAAAGAAGTGATGTAATCGTCCCGTCGCCCGGCGGGCGACGGGACAATTACGAACGAAGCAACCTATGATTTTGA
This Acidobacteriota bacterium DNA region includes the following protein-coding sequences:
- a CDS encoding mechanosensitive ion channel family protein, with product MSSPKCFAAGLLLVVIGIGIPALSAQEGGERPGESGPDARPRINMASVEVDGRALFKIRGVSALPAEKRAEQIADTIRSVARDKAFDPEKLLVVDAQNMTHLMAGPVRVVTIFDADGRIEDVSRHALIQVVLRRIKRAIVDYRAEREPGAIWKSALSAAGITLLCAVVVFCLVWLKRRILHDLAVRIEERVRSMGMEALKEGGTERFGAILRRGMRSVFTVLIGVTVFVNVHLVLGLFPWTRPAYARLSDWVISPLNLMGKSLLDQVPNLIFLLLLFFVLRGALGLIRLFFDSIARGALHLSAFEPEWALPTYKIVRLVVVAFGLIVAYPYIPGSDSAAFKGVSLFIGVVFSLGSSSVISNLLAGYTLTYRKAFKIGDRVKIGDVVGDVTSSRLQVTHVRSLKNEEVIIPNSSILNGEVVNYSSLAQSHGLILHTTVGIGYETPWRQVEAMLRLAAERTPELLREPAPFVLYKALGDFSVVYELNVYCDKPQDMSRLYALLNRSILDVFNEYGVQIMTPAYEGDPAEPKVVPKEEWFKCPAAPAGPAKP
- a CDS encoding sigma 54-interacting transcriptional regulator; this translates as MAESSEDRLAGDWEERLRFESLVTELSASFINLPSEQIDAKIVDALRRICEELRIDACGMWSVSTEDPQNLSLAHYYRLMDGPAPPEPMRAREFYPWCLRELSTGRTIVVSSMDGLPPEAAVDRESWRHFDIKSALVLPLAAGGLPPIGVLSFNAIREEHPWPEPAVKRLLLLTEIIANALHRKRSDQALRESEARLNLAAASADAGLWSLDLRTGRFWVTDKARELFRFAPEQDITLEGFLDVVHTGDRDRVRQAVDDATRDRVEIRLEYRIVLPDGDTRWIASRGTIRVDGTGVPDRLTGVSMDVTERKRNEQALLEQKARLEAAVEVGGIGFYEMRNPPMFVYMDERIQDLFGLPAGNEHQVRDFFLEHVHPEDRVRVLEMSREMLTGKLDRARLVYRYRHPDRGELWFSHSAQITGRDGDGNALGTLGAIRDITEEKRAELSLKQAFEQIRELKDRLQQENVYLREEITHGYEQGSIIGHSAAIRKTLQLVDQVAPTLSTVLIQGETGTGKELVAHLIHQLSPRADRLMITVNCSALPETLVESELFGREKGAYTGALTRQAGRFELADGSTLFLDEIGELTPVVQVRLLRVLQEGFLERLGSSKTLAVNVRVIAATNRDLAEEVRKGTFRQDLYYRLNVFPIQVPPLRDRPEDIPLLVRSFVEEFSRRIGRSIRQVPRRVMEALQRYPWPGNVRELRNVIERAVIVSTGQTLLVDLPVTATDTSAAPVSLAEAEAELIRATLKRTGGRIKGPGGAAAQLGMKPSTLYTRMNKLGIPTRRDNREP
- a CDS encoding neuromedin U, which translates into the protein MLILGLIVLAGGAAAQEESKEALAKAAQNPVASMMSFPFQNNVNFGVGPYDRTQYVMNFQPVIPFRLSENWNLITRTIIPVLYQPDAWAPTGSTGGVGDIQASFFLSPAKAGKLIWGAGPVIQFPSGTDPMISQGAWGLGPTFVALTMPGHWVIGGLVNNLWSVGGQEGRPDVNQFLFQYFVNYNMKDGWYVSVSPIITANWKAGEGERWTVPFGGGFGKIFKLGKVPVNGSAALYYNAVTPESTGARWSMRLQLTLLFPAGGKK
- a CDS encoding antibiotic biosynthesis monooxygenase produces the protein MLTILKIVPLSGKRDAVLGVLRSIESLLSGRAGCMDCAVFEQSGNEKAILYLDQWRTPEDLRLHIQSNLFHRLLLAMELGSRAPELSFYEVSDTRGLSWIQELRMKKIDLDEEHGLFRQR
- a CDS encoding DUF1254 domain-containing protein; translation: MKTALIPSVIMMAAGLVWTAQAADKPKMATQIPPDITTPDSVETRLGTLRFFDGLPDKATVEKVYDNLDFMRGVDVFLNTMAAASTLANIEGLKSVGCDNFAAVIHEDRVDARTLLLTPNTQTATLWAFMDLKAGPLVVEIPPGVLGLADDAWMRYVIDLGLAGPDKGKGGRYLFLPPGYKGEVPEGYFVARPLTYKVWFGARGFSAKGDTGPAVKAFKDHWKVYPLGQEAKAPKMKFINGSGLYFNTIHSTTFKFYEEVNTVVQEEPADSADPEILGQLAAIGIVKGKPFAPDARMKKILTDAAAVGNATARALSFKSRDEQMYFYPGKSWFTPFVGGSHEFIQDGVRLLDARTVFFYVATGISPAMAVKIVGGGSQYACATFDAEGNYFDGGKNYRLRLPPNVPVKTFWSIIPYDTQTRSVLQTDQRDTALTSESGTVKTNDDGSTDIYFSPKAPPGKESNWIQTMPGKGWFTILRLYGALEPWFDQTWRPGEIERVR